CTCTAATTCATGTTTTTCCTTGTACTCTTCGACAAGAACTGGATCTCCACAGATGAAATGAGGGATCCTTTCTGATAAGATCTGGTTTGCTGTTCCAGGGTCCTGGAAGCTCACAAAACCATACTTGCGCCTTCCTTGAGGTGGAATTCGCACGTCATTGACAGTACCATAATGACTGGCAGAAATATCATTATAATGTTATTTACAGATGCATAACTACATAATAGGTGGATGGTTCATGTCAAGACTCAAGATGCATCAAGCATTGAAGTTAGACAGCAGTACCTGAAGTAGCTGTGAACATCTTCTTCAGTGAATTTGCTTCCAGGCATGAAAACAACAAAAATCTGATTAGAATTGCTGCTAGCAGGAGGCATCCCCAATTTGAAACCATGTGCCAAGTACATAGGAGCATCTTCCACTGGGACAATATACTGATGTCCCTGTCTGAAGTTGAAACAGACAGGGTCATAATGAGAATGCAAACTGAGAAACAAACATCTATCTAAAGTAAAACTAGCCGAGATGAATAAGATCACAAGAAACCTTTCGATCACTCTGGTGGTGTTAAGTCGCATGAGCACATCTGTTAGGTTGCAACCAGCCTTTCCTTGCTGCTGGCCATCTATGAGGAGTCCCTCATTTTGCAGAGGCTTTCCATAGCTGTCCATGTACATATTTGCAAGAGACTCGACCTGGACACTTGGTGGTTGCAGCAAAAACAGGAGTTCTCTTATCTCCTTCTCCAACATGAGTTCCCCAGAGCCAGTGAATTCAGGAGATGGGCTTTGAAAAGCGCCAGTGGGAACAATGGGGGTGAACGAAGCATGAATTTCATGAAAACTGAGGCTTGGATGTAACTGAGGCAGCCCAAAATGCAATGGTCCAGTTTGAACATTGAGTGGTAATAATGGCGCATGAAACTCATGAGATTTGCTAATGAAGCCAAACCGAGGTTGTGAATGGGGCAAGGGGAATGGAGCATGAAATCCATAAAAAGTGCCACTTGAGTGAAACTGAGGCCGCAGATGGGGAAAGAGGAATGGGGCCTGAAATTCATGAGGAACGCAACTTGGATGAGACTGAGGCCATGAATGGGACCAGTGCAATGGAGTCTGAATTCCTTGAAAACTGTCAATTGGATGAGGGTGTGAATGGGGGGATGTTAGTAAGCCATGGTGCACGTTAGGTGGCTGTAGTGGTGGTAACTGTGGGAATTGTTGCGCCGCCTCAACAATCAGGGGGGCTATTTTGTCACCCGAGGTGAGTAGTTGTCCAATCCCTGCACGTGTTTTGCATGAGACGATGTCAGCAACGATCCCTTCGGGGTTACATGGATGAAGCTGCCGGTCCTTATCCAGCAGTAAGCTCTCACATTCCTTTGTGTCCATTTCATGTTCACTGCAGCAGAGAACA
Above is a genomic segment from Miscanthus floridulus cultivar M001 chromosome 3, ASM1932011v1, whole genome shotgun sequence containing:
- the LOC136547027 gene encoding uncharacterized protein isoform X2, yielding MDTKECESLLLDKDRQLHPCNPEGIVADIVSCKTRAGIGQLLTSGDKIAPLIVEAAQQFPQLPPLQPPNVHHGLLTSPHSHPHPIDSFQGIQTPLHWSHSWPQSHPSCVPHEFQAPFLFPHLRPQFHSSGTFYGFHAPFPLPHSQPRFGFISKSHEFHAPLLPLNVQTGPLHFGLPQLHPSLSFHEIHASFTPIVPTGAFQSPSPEFTGSGELMLEKEIRELLFLLQPPSVQVESLANMYMDSYGKPLQNEGLLIDGQQQGKAGCNLTDVLMRLNTTRVIERQGHQYIVPVEDAPMYLAHGFKLGMPPASSNSNQIFVVFMPGSKFTEEDVHSYFSHYGTVNDVRIPPQGRRKYGFVSFQDPGTANQILSERIPHFICGDPVLVEEYKEKHELDDGQQCAALGGDALESSGSAADSKLVLAPPNPRHRVTIYIAFSRQSTFTVRGAWSYFRKFGPVTFLKILGATRGWVSFLYPETVELLLSETRSNRHLILGALVHIFSSMEKLEWKVSGQEESDKVSDVNVSYEYHIGEKSSSELEPSPEKLNNECDKVISADKSSSTFAHGMASEGDNAAESSDLSNRSDKASADQDIDDSGLQDDLAVDERKLRATSSRTNSPTDCTLPLDQTCAGQCTVCSKQKPDGQDGKHS
- the LOC136547027 gene encoding putative zinc finger CCCH domain-containing protein 51 isoform X1, producing MLLSSPRKMSEHEMDTKECESLLLDKDRQLHPCNPEGIVADIVSCKTRAGIGQLLTSGDKIAPLIVEAAQQFPQLPPLQPPNVHHGLLTSPHSHPHPIDSFQGIQTPLHWSHSWPQSHPSCVPHEFQAPFLFPHLRPQFHSSGTFYGFHAPFPLPHSQPRFGFISKSHEFHAPLLPLNVQTGPLHFGLPQLHPSLSFHEIHASFTPIVPTGAFQSPSPEFTGSGELMLEKEIRELLFLLQPPSVQVESLANMYMDSYGKPLQNEGLLIDGQQQGKAGCNLTDVLMRLNTTRVIERQGHQYIVPVEDAPMYLAHGFKLGMPPASSNSNQIFVVFMPGSKFTEEDVHSYFSHYGTVNDVRIPPQGRRKYGFVSFQDPGTANQILSERIPHFICGDPVLVEEYKEKHELDDGQQCAALGGDALESSGSAADSKLVLAPPNPRHRVTIYIAFSRQSTFTVRGAWSYFRKFGPVTFLKILGATRGWVSFLYPETVELLLSETRSNRHLILGALVHIFSSMEKLEWKVSGQEESDKVSDVNVSYEYHIGEKSSSELEPSPEKLNNECDKVISADKSSSTFAHGMASEGDNAAESSDLSNRSDKASADQDIDDSGLQDDLAVDERKLRATSSRTNSPTDCTLPLDQTCAGQCTVCSKQKPDGQDGKHS
- the LOC136547027 gene encoding putative zinc finger CCCH domain-containing protein 51 isoform X3, with translation MLLSSPRKMSEHEMDTKECESLLLDKDRQLHPCNPEGIVADIVSCKTRAGIGQLLTSGDKIAPLIVEAAQQFPQLPPLQPPNVHHGLLTSPHSHPHPIDSFQGIQTPLHWSHSWPQSHPSCVPHEFQAPFLFPHLRPQFHSSGTFYGFHAPFPLPHSQPRFGFISKSHEFHAPLLPLNVQTGPLHFGLPQLHPSLSFHEIHASFTPIVPTGAFQSPSPEFTGSGELMLEKEIRELLFLLQPPSVQVESLANMYMDSYGKPLQNEGLLIDGQQQGKAGCNLTDVLMRLNTTRVIERQGHQYIVPVEDAPMYLAHGFKLGMPPASSNSNQIFVVFMPGSKFTEEDVHSYFSHYGTVNDVRIPPQGRRKYGFVSFQDPGTANQILSERIPHFICGDPVLVEEYKEKHELDDGQQCAALGGDALESSGSAADSKLVLAPPNPRHRVTIYIAFSRQSTFTVRGAWSYFRKFGPVTFLKILGATRGWVSFLYPETVELLLSETRSNRHLILGALVHIFSSMEKLEWKFSISKKCNEDQGPFLYDTELVFL